In Alistipes ihumii AP11, a genomic segment contains:
- a CDS encoding energy transducer TonB, which produces MAALSSHHSTNRRSPIIPSRPGNARNPQTMKRYDLCTAIIDRVLPAFIALALLTTCRNGGDPSRTGTRSTPESTNGNDRTTASGNSSATEEKALLSIYEYNKLDTVFMEDFPAIGEPEEDTVCVVTHRMPSFPGGYDSLTAFIRRNARYPSKAEQENIRGVTWIKCVIDKKGNVVRPEVLVSLSPECDREALRVVRNMPRWEPGMIDRCKPYVNLTEPDTAAKEPAHCYYMIPVYFPPSDN; this is translated from the coding sequence ATGGCAGCGCTTTCGTCGCATCATTCCACGAACCGTCGTTCTCCCATCATTCCGTCCCGACCGGGAAACGCCCGAAATCCCCAAACCATGAAGCGATACGACCTATGCACCGCAATTATCGACAGAGTCTTGCCGGCTTTCATCGCATTGGCTCTGCTCACGACCTGCCGAAACGGCGGAGACCCGAGCCGTACAGGAACCCGATCGACGCCGGAATCCACAAACGGAAACGACCGGACGACCGCGAGCGGGAATTCTTCGGCTACGGAAGAAAAGGCGCTTCTCAGTATCTATGAATACAACAAGCTCGATACTGTATTCATGGAAGATTTCCCCGCCATCGGAGAACCCGAGGAAGACACCGTCTGCGTCGTAACCCATCGGATGCCCTCTTTCCCGGGAGGGTACGACAGCCTGACGGCTTTCATCCGCCGAAACGCCCGTTATCCGAGCAAAGCCGAGCAGGAAAATATCCGGGGAGTGACTTGGATCAAATGCGTTATAGATAAAAAAGGGAACGTCGTCCGACCCGAGGTTTTGGTTTCGTTATCCCCCGAATGCGACCGAGAAGCGCTGCGCGTCGTCCGAAACATGCCAAGGTGGGAACCGGGCATGATCGATCGATGTAAGCCGTATGTCAACTTAACGGAACCGGATACCGCTGCAAAAGAACCCGCCCATTGCTACTATATGATCCCGGTTTATTTCCCGCCTTCGGACAACTGA
- a CDS encoding DNA methyltransferase yields MYPRTYSSEWDFKNVNTKEYTHGYHNYPAMMIPQIARKLLNEYRPEGHFGLLFDPYMGSGTSLVEASVQGIDSIGTDINPLACLIAEVKTTRYDANRLKEFLQFLTERLETYDPRLQGEYCYDHITKADYWYSAENLAKLRFLTDLIDAHADRSFVNFFRLALSEVIRESSYTRNGEFKRYRIAPSKISKFDVDPFKLFIRKVQRNLGGLSAYSTVAHPGRTVVSNFNTIDGIPQRIFKGRKADMVITSPPYGDSKTTVAYGQFSRWTNEWFQFENAQKIDSLLMGGQLKTEFSFRTETIARELEQIKEVDQRRYVEVMTFLDDYHRSIAHVSSVVRSGGRVCYVVGNRTVKGIQIPLDHFTAEMFEQNGFRHEHTYVRSITGKRMPSVTSPSNKKGANMNTMHSEYIVILKKE; encoded by the coding sequence ATGTATCCAAGAACATACTCCTCCGAATGGGACTTCAAGAACGTGAATACCAAGGAGTACACGCACGGCTATCATAACTACCCGGCTATGATGATTCCGCAGATCGCCAGAAAGCTGCTCAACGAGTACCGCCCGGAAGGACATTTCGGGCTGCTGTTCGATCCCTACATGGGCTCGGGCACGTCGCTGGTGGAGGCCTCCGTCCAAGGGATCGACTCGATCGGAACCGACATCAACCCGCTGGCCTGTCTGATCGCCGAGGTGAAAACCACAAGATACGACGCAAACCGGCTGAAAGAGTTCCTGCAGTTCCTGACCGAGCGGCTCGAAACGTACGATCCCCGATTGCAGGGCGAATACTGTTACGACCATATCACAAAAGCCGATTACTGGTACAGTGCGGAAAACCTCGCCAAGCTGCGATTCCTGACCGACCTGATCGACGCGCACGCCGACCGCTCGTTCGTAAACTTTTTCCGTCTGGCCTTGTCGGAAGTAATCCGCGAATCCTCCTACACGCGCAACGGCGAGTTCAAACGCTACCGGATAGCGCCCTCGAAAATCAGCAAGTTCGACGTCGATCCTTTCAAGCTGTTCATTCGCAAAGTACAGCGCAATCTGGGAGGGCTTTCGGCCTACAGCACCGTCGCGCATCCCGGCCGGACGGTCGTATCGAACTTCAATACGATCGACGGCATTCCGCAACGGATATTCAAGGGGCGCAAGGCCGATATGGTCATCACATCCCCTCCGTACGGCGACAGCAAGACGACAGTGGCTTACGGCCAGTTCTCACGCTGGACCAACGAGTGGTTCCAGTTCGAGAACGCGCAAAAGATCGACTCGCTGCTGATGGGCGGCCAACTCAAGACGGAATTTTCCTTCCGCACGGAAACGATCGCCCGCGAGCTCGAGCAGATCAAGGAGGTCGACCAGCGCAGATACGTGGAAGTCATGACCTTTCTGGACGACTACCACCGCTCCATCGCCCATGTATCGAGCGTCGTGCGTAGCGGCGGCAGGGTCTGCTATGTCGTCGGAAACCGTACCGTCAAAGGAATACAGATCCCTTTGGATCATTTTACGGCCGAGATGTTCGAGCAGAACGGCTTCCGGCACGAGCATACCTACGTCCGGTCGATCACCGGCAAACGGATGCCGAGCGTCACGAGCCCCTCGAACAAGAAAGGCGCCAACATGAACACGATGCACAGCGAATACATCGTCATCCTGAAAAAAGAGTAG
- a CDS encoding DUF4293 domain-containing protein encodes MIQRIQTVYLFLSALFTALLLFLPLAVGVTVSGGPVRATLWGWTDPASADSLSSGAVHWIAGGLSVLVLALALVTIFGFRNRPLQKKLCIVQVVLLLVVCGLLGWCLGSFAAPLSAWSLSAASVFPVVSLILTLLAMRGISKDERLVRSLDRIR; translated from the coding sequence ATGATACAGCGCATTCAGACCGTATATCTGTTTTTGTCGGCCTTGTTTACGGCCCTGTTGCTTTTTTTGCCGTTGGCCGTCGGGGTAACCGTTTCCGGCGGTCCGGTCCGGGCTACGCTTTGGGGCTGGACCGACCCTGCCTCGGCGGACTCGCTGAGCTCCGGGGCCGTCCATTGGATCGCGGGGGGCTTGTCGGTGCTCGTGCTCGCGCTCGCTTTGGTCACGATCTTCGGGTTTCGGAACCGTCCGTTGCAAAAAAAACTGTGCATCGTGCAGGTCGTTCTGTTGCTCGTCGTCTGCGGGCTGCTGGGCTGGTGCCTGGGCAGCTTTGCCGCTCCGCTTTCCGCATGGAGCCTTTCCGCCGCCTCGGTCTTTCCCGTCGTATCGCTGATCCTGACACTGCTGGCTATGCGGGGAATCTCCAAGGACGAGCGGCTGGTCCGCTCGCTCGACCGGATTCGGTAA
- a CDS encoding MvaI/BcnI family restriction endonuclease, producing the protein MMDENLIVEKFREIKELGFVKSKRPYSTGIGKTFEDYLGVTENNEIGPDFAGFEVVSKRTQTSTFLSLFTKSPSHPRSVNTILLERYGEEYEGYPGMRKLHTSVFAGKFNTYRNAYGFRIVNDTQGKKIVLEVSSLPEMEVIDSSVYWTYHDLEQCLLTKLKALFFVYADSDMRDGTEYFHYTQADIYLDPSLENLLKLIDRGRLMIDIRIGSYKTGKMKGKPHDHGTGFRIRPEDLSLLYEHHLHID; encoded by the coding sequence ATGATGGATGAGAATTTGATTGTCGAAAAATTCCGTGAGATCAAGGAACTGGGGTTCGTCAAAAGCAAGCGGCCTTACAGTACGGGGATAGGCAAGACTTTCGAGGATTACCTGGGGGTTACCGAGAACAACGAGATCGGGCCCGATTTCGCCGGGTTCGAGGTGGTCAGCAAGCGCACGCAGACCTCGACTTTCCTTTCGCTGTTCACCAAAAGCCCGTCGCATCCTCGCAGCGTCAATACGATTCTGCTCGAGCGATACGGCGAGGAATACGAAGGATATCCCGGAATGCGAAAGCTCCATACGTCGGTTTTCGCCGGCAAGTTCAATACTTACCGCAATGCCTACGGTTTCCGGATCGTCAATGACACGCAAGGTAAAAAGATCGTGCTCGAGGTCAGCTCGCTCCCGGAGATGGAAGTGATCGATTCGAGCGTCTATTGGACCTACCACGATCTGGAGCAGTGCCTGCTGACGAAGCTCAAGGCGCTGTTCTTCGTGTATGCCGACTCGGATATGCGCGACGGCACCGAGTATTTTCATTACACTCAGGCCGATATTTATCTCGATCCCTCGCTCGAGAACCTGCTGAAGCTGATCGACCGGGGCCGACTGATGATCGATATCCGGATCGGGTCGTATAAAACCGGCAAGATGAAAGGCAAGCCGCACGATCACGGTACCGGTTTCCGCATCCGGCCGGAGGATTTGTCGCTGCTCTACGAGCATCACCTGCATATCGACTGA
- a CDS encoding glycoside hydrolase family 43 protein, which translates to MSRKRMAIYATGCLCCLSLAGTSCATGEEPVYDNPLRTSAGDTVRLADPFVYESDGLYYMTGTTASAEASGFDYYVSSDLVAWEYGGPLFRKSPAHFGAGAFWAPEVERYEGRFYMTYSCLEPERGVLLSCLAVSDRPEGPFEELYTPWFDLGFSAIDCDIFVDDDPQHTPYLYFSKNGNRDGYAFGENWVVRLKKDLSGFDGEPRLVSRASQPWELVNRERNRCNEGAFVFKRAGVYYMTYSANDTGYSDYGVGVATAPHPLGPWTKSEDNPLMTTDLARGISSPGHGCVVDLPDGESYFFYHRHADPHGSKPSFDRVVCMDRLFFDGDGALRTDGPSSEPRRKPGLRREDGSRPE; encoded by the coding sequence ATGAGCAGAAAACGCATGGCGATATATGCGACGGGATGCCTCTGCTGCCTTTCGCTTGCAGGGACGTCCTGCGCGACGGGCGAGGAGCCGGTCTACGACAACCCGCTGAGAACGTCGGCCGGCGACACGGTGCGCTTGGCCGATCCTTTCGTTTACGAAAGCGATGGACTTTATTACATGACGGGTACGACCGCCTCGGCCGAGGCATCGGGGTTCGACTACTATGTATCGTCCGATCTGGTTGCATGGGAGTACGGCGGTCCCCTGTTCCGCAAGTCCCCGGCCCATTTCGGCGCCGGAGCTTTCTGGGCTCCGGAGGTCGAGCGTTACGAGGGCCGCTTCTATATGACATACAGTTGTCTGGAACCCGAGCGCGGCGTGCTGCTTTCGTGTCTGGCTGTCAGCGACCGGCCGGAGGGACCGTTCGAGGAGCTCTACACGCCCTGGTTCGATCTGGGTTTTTCGGCGATCGACTGCGACATTTTCGTCGACGACGATCCGCAGCATACGCCCTACCTCTATTTCAGCAAGAACGGAAACCGCGACGGGTACGCTTTCGGCGAGAACTGGGTCGTAAGGCTGAAGAAAGACCTCTCCGGATTCGACGGGGAGCCTCGCCTCGTTTCGCGGGCCTCTCAGCCGTGGGAGCTCGTGAACCGGGAGCGGAACCGCTGCAACGAGGGAGCTTTCGTTTTCAAGCGCGCCGGAGTTTACTATATGACCTATTCGGCCAACGATACGGGCTACTCGGATTACGGAGTCGGCGTTGCTACGGCTCCGCATCCGCTCGGCCCATGGACCAAGAGCGAGGACAATCCGCTGATGACGACCGACCTCGCGCGCGGAATCTCCTCGCCGGGACACGGCTGCGTCGTCGATCTGCCGGACGGGGAGTCGTATTTCTTTTACCACCGGCATGCCGATCCGCACGGCAGTAAGCCTTCGTTCGACCGGGTCGTGTGCATGGACCGTCTCTTTTTCGACGGGGACGGGGCGCTACGGACCGACGGCCCCTCGTCCGAGCCTCGGCGGAAACCCGGGCTTCGTCGAGAAGACGGTTCCCGACCGGAATGA
- a CDS encoding glycosyltransferase family 2 protein, translating to MDISVVVPLYNEEESLAELHEWIVRVMGENGFSYEIVFVDDGSSDGSWEAVCRLKVRDPHVRGIRFRRNYGKSAALYCGFEAARGEVVITMDADLQDSPDEIPELYRMVTEQGYDLVSGWKKKRYDPLGKTLPSKFFNATARLASGIRLHDFNCGLKAYRRKVVKSIEVYGEMHRFIPVLAKQAGFRRIGEKVVRHRARKYGVSKFGWERMIKGYLDLITVMFMTRFGKSPMYFFGGLGTLMFLLGGATAVYLIAEKLYKQAHGLLVRGVTDQPLFYIALAAALAGVQFFLAGFLGELIGRNSGDRNRYLIDERI from the coding sequence ATCGACATATCCGTCGTGGTTCCTCTTTATAACGAAGAGGAGTCGCTTGCCGAGCTGCACGAGTGGATCGTGCGCGTCATGGGCGAGAACGGTTTTTCGTACGAGATCGTGTTCGTCGACGACGGCAGCAGCGACGGATCGTGGGAAGCGGTCTGCCGGCTGAAGGTCCGCGATCCGCATGTGCGGGGCATCCGGTTTCGCCGCAACTACGGCAAGTCGGCCGCGCTCTACTGCGGTTTCGAGGCCGCCCGGGGGGAAGTCGTGATTACGATGGACGCCGATTTGCAGGATTCGCCCGATGAGATTCCGGAGCTCTACCGGATGGTCACCGAGCAGGGATACGATCTGGTCAGCGGGTGGAAGAAGAAGCGGTACGATCCGCTGGGCAAGACGCTGCCGAGCAAATTTTTCAATGCGACGGCTCGTCTGGCGTCGGGCATCCGGCTGCATGACTTCAACTGCGGCCTGAAGGCATACCGGCGGAAGGTCGTCAAAAGCATCGAGGTATACGGCGAGATGCACCGTTTCATACCGGTACTGGCCAAGCAGGCCGGTTTCCGGCGGATCGGCGAGAAGGTCGTCCGTCATCGGGCCCGCAAGTACGGGGTTTCCAAGTTCGGTTGGGAGCGGATGATCAAGGGGTATCTGGATCTGATTACCGTCATGTTCATGACCCGTTTCGGCAAGAGCCCGATGTATTTTTTCGGCGGTTTGGGCACGCTGATGTTTCTGCTGGGAGGCGCTACGGCCGTTTATCTGATCGCCGAGAAACTGTACAAGCAGGCTCACGGCCTGCTCGTGCGGGGCGTGACGGATCAGCCGCTGTTCTATATTGCGCTGGCGGCGGCGCTCGCCGGCGTACAGTTCTTTCTGGCCGGCTTCCTCGGAGAGCTGATCGGCCGCAACTCGGGCGACCGGAACCGCTACCTGATCGACGAGCGGATCTGA
- a CDS encoding DUF1080 domain-containing protein encodes MNGKNPLCIALCVAVSTASFAQTGKKYPDPAPMTHDMSEFWEPQPRIVTPADMDRAVPPPSDAVVLLGLDADDAPEWIGCDGKPVAWSVEDGVMTVIPNSGSIQTRRDFGDYQLHLEWSAPTEIVGESQGRGNSGVFMQGRYEVQILDNYGNETYANGQAGSIYKQSAPLVNACQKPGKWNTYDIIYTAPRFKDDGTLHSHGRITVLHNGVLIQNNTLILGTTEFIGFPKTVAHGRGPIVLQDHLNPVRFRNIWIREL; translated from the coding sequence ATGAACGGAAAGAACCCGCTTTGCATCGCCTTGTGCGTCGCCGTTTCGACGGCCTCTTTCGCGCAGACCGGAAAGAAATATCCGGATCCCGCGCCGATGACCCACGACATGTCCGAATTTTGGGAGCCTCAGCCCCGGATCGTCACGCCGGCCGATATGGACCGGGCCGTACCGCCTCCCTCCGACGCCGTCGTCCTGCTGGGACTGGACGCCGACGACGCGCCCGAGTGGATCGGCTGCGATGGGAAACCCGTCGCATGGAGCGTCGAGGACGGCGTTATGACCGTCATCCCGAACTCGGGCAGCATCCAGACTCGCCGCGATTTCGGCGACTACCAGCTGCACCTCGAATGGAGCGCGCCGACGGAGATCGTCGGCGAAAGTCAGGGCCGGGGCAACAGCGGAGTCTTCATGCAGGGTCGCTACGAAGTGCAGATACTCGACAACTACGGCAACGAGACATACGCCAACGGCCAGGCCGGCAGCATCTACAAGCAGTCGGCCCCGCTGGTCAACGCCTGCCAGAAACCGGGCAAATGGAACACCTACGACATCATCTACACGGCGCCCCGGTTCAAGGACGACGGTACGCTGCACTCGCACGGACGGATCACCGTGCTGCACAACGGCGTGCTGATCCAGAACAACACGCTGATCCTCGGCACGACGGAATTCATCGGCTTCCCGAAAACGGTCGCCCACGGTCGCGGCCCGATCGTGCTGCAGGACCACCTGAACCCGGTCCGTTTCCGCAATATCTGGATCAGGGAACTGTAA
- a CDS encoding glycosyl hydrolase, translating into MKKIAKLSLCALAGAALASCCTDKAASPGYVSREALASGFVTPPDSIQTSVYWYWISNNISKEGVVKDLESMKKAGINRAFIGNIGQDDVPYGNVKMLSDEWWDVLHTALKKATELDIEIGIFNSPGWSQSGGPWVKPEQAMRYLASSETRVKGPQKVSLKLDKPVDQFQDVRVIAYPAPKGDGVTLNASNASVVSAPQVAGIAKVIDGDPKTSVDLPKNGRLTIDLKAETPFTARSLTVRPAERSMSMQGELQVKENDAYRTLSRFTLDRLNTALNVGFDPYAPVIVSIPATTGTDFRLVLTEATGSAGLAEVTLSEAPRVERYKEKSLAKMHPTPLPYWKDYQWPAQPVVDDPATVVDPASVQDISQYMAEDGTLTWDAPEGEWVILRMGMTPTGTTNSPASPEATGFEIDKMSREHAAAHFDAHMGEILRRIPAEDRKTFRVVVQDSYETGGQNFTDGMIEEFKTRYGYDPTPYLPVYEGVVVGSQEASDRFLWDVRRMVADKVAYDYVGGLRDVSHEHGLHTWLENYGHWGFPGEFLMYGGQSDEIGGEFWSEGELGDIENRAASSCGHIYGKRKISAESNTAAAAPFTRYPRMMKQRSDRFFAEGINNTLLHVYISQPDDREPGINAWFSNEFNRHNTWFSQMDVFTAYLKRVNFMLQQGLNVADAAYFIGEDAPKMTGVTDPALPAGYQFDYMNAEVIEKYMTVQDGKITLPHGTQYRILVLPQLETMRPELLAKIKQLIEQGAVVMGPQPSRSPSLQNQPEADEQVRQMAAEIWGDVDGVNVKSRKVGKGMILNGMTMEEAFALIDCIPDCRIPDGAPVHYGHRTLENGDIYFVSNQSDRTIEVTPEFRVTGKQPELWSAATGEIRKLPAFEQKEGATAVPMKLAPYESAFVVFFDAAGQPSDGGVEANYPTPVQIARLDGPWTVDFLDKVRGPKEPVVFEALTDWTTNSDDLIKYYSGTAVYKSSFKLDAAPDGNHILIDLGDFVAMARVKVNGQDAGGLWTAPYTLDITDLVKAGDNEVEIEVVNTWLNRLIGDLNLPEAKRTTWAAINSWKADSPLQKAGLFGPVVIESVDYAE; encoded by the coding sequence ATGAAGAAAATCGCAAAACTTTCGCTTTGCGCACTGGCGGGAGCCGCGCTGGCCTCCTGCTGTACCGACAAGGCGGCAAGCCCGGGCTACGTATCCCGCGAAGCGCTGGCTTCGGGATTCGTCACTCCGCCCGACTCGATCCAGACGAGCGTTTACTGGTACTGGATATCGAACAACATCTCGAAGGAGGGCGTCGTCAAGGACCTCGAGTCGATGAAAAAGGCCGGTATCAACCGGGCGTTCATCGGCAACATCGGTCAGGACGACGTACCTTACGGCAACGTCAAGATGCTCAGTGACGAATGGTGGGACGTTCTCCACACCGCACTGAAAAAAGCGACCGAACTGGACATCGAGATCGGCATATTCAACTCCCCCGGCTGGAGCCAGTCGGGAGGCCCGTGGGTAAAACCCGAACAGGCGATGCGCTATCTGGCCTCGTCGGAAACCCGAGTAAAAGGTCCCCAGAAGGTCAGCCTCAAACTCGATAAGCCGGTCGATCAGTTTCAGGACGTCCGAGTGATCGCATATCCCGCGCCGAAAGGCGACGGAGTTACGCTGAACGCGTCGAACGCATCGGTCGTATCGGCTCCTCAGGTCGCAGGCATCGCCAAGGTAATCGACGGCGACCCGAAAACAAGCGTCGACTTGCCGAAGAACGGCCGGCTCACGATCGACCTGAAAGCCGAGACCCCGTTCACAGCGCGCAGCCTGACCGTACGCCCCGCCGAACGTTCGATGTCGATGCAGGGCGAACTGCAGGTCAAGGAGAACGATGCTTACCGCACGCTCTCCCGATTCACGTTGGACCGGCTGAATACCGCGCTGAACGTCGGATTCGACCCGTACGCTCCGGTGATCGTCTCGATCCCTGCGACGACCGGCACCGATTTCCGTCTCGTTCTCACCGAAGCGACCGGCAGCGCCGGACTGGCCGAGGTGACCCTGTCGGAAGCTCCGCGCGTCGAGCGCTATAAAGAAAAATCGCTGGCCAAGATGCACCCGACCCCGCTGCCTTACTGGAAAGACTATCAGTGGCCGGCACAGCCCGTCGTGGACGACCCGGCGACCGTCGTCGATCCGGCCAGCGTGCAGGATATTTCGCAGTACATGGCCGAGGACGGAACGCTGACGTGGGACGCACCCGAAGGCGAATGGGTCATCCTGCGCATGGGTATGACGCCGACCGGCACGACGAACTCTCCGGCTTCGCCCGAGGCTACCGGCTTCGAAATCGACAAGATGAGCCGCGAGCATGCCGCCGCCCACTTCGATGCCCATATGGGCGAAATTCTGCGCCGCATTCCGGCCGAGGACCGCAAGACGTTCCGCGTAGTCGTTCAGGACAGCTACGAGACCGGCGGACAGAACTTCACCGACGGCATGATCGAAGAGTTCAAAACCCGCTACGGCTACGACCCGACGCCTTATCTGCCCGTTTACGAGGGCGTGGTGGTCGGCAGTCAAGAAGCGTCGGACCGCTTCCTGTGGGACGTGCGCCGTATGGTGGCCGACAAGGTGGCCTATGATTACGTGGGCGGTCTGCGCGACGTCAGTCACGAGCACGGACTGCATACATGGCTCGAAAACTACGGGCACTGGGGCTTCCCCGGCGAATTCCTGATGTACGGCGGCCAGTCCGACGAAATCGGAGGCGAGTTCTGGAGCGAGGGCGAGCTGGGCGACATCGAGAACCGCGCCGCCTCGTCGTGCGGACATATCTACGGCAAGCGTAAGATTTCGGCCGAATCGAATACGGCCGCAGCCGCTCCGTTCACCCGCTATCCGCGCATGATGAAGCAGCGCAGCGACCGCTTCTTCGCCGAAGGCATCAACAACACGCTGCTGCACGTCTACATCTCGCAGCCCGACGACCGCGAACCGGGTATCAACGCGTGGTTCAGCAACGAATTCAACCGTCACAACACATGGTTCTCTCAGATGGATGTCTTCACGGCATACCTCAAGCGAGTGAACTTCATGCTCCAGCAGGGGCTGAACGTGGCCGATGCGGCTTACTTCATCGGCGAGGACGCCCCGAAGATGACGGGCGTGACCGATCCGGCTCTGCCCGCAGGCTACCAGTTCGACTACATGAACGCCGAGGTGATCGAGAAATACATGACCGTACAGGACGGCAAGATCACGCTGCCGCACGGTACGCAATACCGCATACTGGTGCTTCCGCAACTCGAAACGATGCGTCCCGAACTGCTCGCGAAGATCAAGCAGCTGATCGAGCAGGGAGCCGTGGTGATGGGACCGCAGCCCAGCCGCTCGCCGAGCCTGCAGAACCAGCCCGAGGCCGACGAGCAAGTCCGGCAGATGGCCGCTGAAATCTGGGGCGATGTGGACGGCGTGAACGTCAAGTCGCGGAAAGTCGGCAAGGGTATGATCCTCAACGGCATGACGATGGAAGAAGCCTTTGCGCTGATCGACTGCATCCCCGACTGCCGGATTCCGGACGGAGCTCCCGTACATTACGGCCACCGTACGCTCGAGAACGGCGACATCTACTTCGTTTCGAACCAGAGCGACCGGACGATCGAGGTGACGCCCGAGTTCCGCGTGACCGGCAAGCAGCCCGAACTGTGGAGCGCCGCGACGGGCGAAATCCGCAAGCTGCCCGCCTTCGAGCAGAAGGAAGGCGCGACAGCCGTGCCGATGAAGCTCGCGCCGTATGAGAGCGCCTTCGTCGTGTTCTTCGACGCGGCGGGACAGCCGTCGGACGGCGGCGTGGAGGCCAACTACCCGACGCCGGTACAGATCGCCCGGCTCGACGGCCCGTGGACCGTCGACTTCCTCGACAAGGTACGCGGCCCGAAGGAACCCGTCGTATTCGAAGCGCTGACCGACTGGACGACGAACTCCGACGACCTGATCAAATACTACTCGGGCACGGCCGTCTACAAGAGCTCGTTCAAGCTCGACGCGGCTCCGGACGGCAACCACATTCTGATCGACTTGGGCGATTTCGTCGCCATGGCGCGCGTCAAGGTGAACGGTCAGGATGCCGGCGGCCTGTGGACGGCGCCTTACACGCTCGACATCACCGATCTGGTGAAAGCCGGCGACAACGAGGTCGAGATCGAGGTGGTCAACACATGGCTCAACCGCCTGATCGGCGACCTGAATCTGCCGGAAGCCAAACGCACGACATGGGCGGCGATCAACTCGTGGAAAGCCGACTCTCCGTTGCAAAAGGCAGGATTGTTCGGTCCCGTCGTGATCGAAAGCGTCGATTACGCCGAATAA
- a CDS encoding family 43 glycosylhydrolase, translating to MIRKKWLAVAALFGGSLCAQNPVVPPGVFAADPEGHQWKDGRLYLYVSRDESPDFYCSWRYDLLSTDDLKNWTIHRDAFASKGPNDEVPYSDGELYASDAAYKDGKYYLYYSMRDAIDEGVAVADAPAGPFRDGRPVEGISQIDPAVFIDDDGQAYLYWGQFSAKGAKLKDNMLEVDTTTIVDGLVTEQEHFFHEGSSMRKRNGIYYMVYSHLRKGRPTCIGYATSRSPLGPFEYGGVIVDNAGCDPESWNNHGSICEFDGRWYVLYHRTTNGTRSLRKVCIEPIEFNEDGSIDEVEMTSQGAGDPLDAFAEVEARRACLLWGNTRVRTCAADREELGGIRNEDYATFKYLDFGDGADTFSVTVTPHAGGRIEVLTDNLWSAPVGTVEVPTAEGASRSVTLTVPVRPVDGVRSVTLRFLGDKEAGELFTVDSFRFGKKR from the coding sequence ATGATAAGAAAGAAATGGCTCGCGGTTGCCGCCTTGTTCGGAGGTTCCCTGTGCGCTCAGAATCCGGTCGTACCTCCCGGCGTGTTCGCCGCCGATCCGGAAGGACACCAATGGAAGGACGGAAGGCTTTATCTTTATGTTTCGAGAGACGAAAGCCCCGACTTCTATTGCTCGTGGAGATACGATCTGCTGTCGACGGACGACCTGAAGAACTGGACGATCCATCGCGACGCCTTCGCATCGAAAGGACCGAACGACGAAGTGCCTTACAGCGACGGCGAGCTGTACGCGTCGGACGCCGCTTACAAGGACGGCAAGTACTACCTCTATTACAGTATGCGCGATGCGATCGACGAGGGCGTGGCCGTGGCCGACGCTCCGGCCGGTCCGTTCCGCGACGGCCGGCCCGTCGAGGGAATCTCGCAGATCGATCCGGCCGTTTTCATCGACGACGACGGGCAGGCTTATCTCTATTGGGGACAGTTCTCGGCCAAGGGCGCCAAGCTGAAGGACAATATGCTCGAGGTCGACACGACGACGATCGTCGACGGGCTCGTGACCGAACAGGAGCACTTCTTCCACGAGGGCAGCAGCATGCGCAAGCGCAACGGAATCTACTACATGGTCTATTCCCATCTGCGCAAGGGGCGTCCGACTTGCATCGGATACGCGACGTCGCGCTCGCCCCTCGGTCCGTTCGAGTACGGCGGGGTGATCGTCGACAATGCGGGCTGCGATCCCGAGTCGTGGAACAATCACGGCTCGATCTGCGAGTTCGACGGCCGGTGGTACGTGCTGTATCACCGGACGACGAACGGAACCCGCTCGCTGCGGAAAGTTTGCATCGAGCCGATCGAGTTCAACGAGGACGGGAGCATCGACGAGGTGGAGATGACCTCGCAGGGCGCGGGCGATCCGCTCGACGCGTTCGCGGAGGTCGAGGCGAGGCGCGCCTGCCTGTTGTGGGGCAATACGCGTGTCCGTACCTGTGCTGCCGACCGGGAGGAACTGGGCGGTATCCGCAACGAGGATTACGCTACGTTCAAGTATCTCGATTTCGGGGACGGGGCCGACACGTTCAGCGTGACGGTGACTCCGCATGCCGGCGGACGGATCGAAGTGCTGACCGACAATCTGTGGAGCGCTCCGGTCGGGACGGTCGAAGTGCCTACCGCCGAGGGCGCGTCTCGCAGCGTGACGCTGACGGTTCCGGTCCGTCCGGTCGACGGAGTACGCTCGGTAACTCTCCGCTTTCTGGGCGATAAGGAGGCCGGGGAGCTTTTCACAGTCGATTCGTTCCGGTTCGGGAAAAAGCGCTGA